A window of Desulfobotulus pelophilus contains these coding sequences:
- the gpmI gene encoding 2,3-bisphosphoglycerate-independent phosphoglycerate mutase, which translates to MILDGWGLADPGPANAVRASCTPVLDALVENWPATVLSCCGPDVGLPQGIMGNSEVGHLNLGAGRVVYQDLLRIDSAIEDGSFFSNPVLGKAMDEARERGVTCHFMGLLSDGGVHSRMAHLKALITMARERGLARVALHPILDGRDTDPMSGLGYVQDIVSYIGPMPGVFVSTLCGRFYAMDRDTRWERTQRAFMLYAEGEGAFSEHPVTALKEAYGKGITDEFLEPVKIVDPQGREGRICEGDLVVFFNFRADRARQITSAFTGENFSAFPVRQPAGLHWVCMTRYDAAFTLDVVYAPQSLSDILGEVVSNSGLLQLRIAETEKYAHVTYFFNGGEEKAFPGEERVLVPSPREVETYDEKPEMSADLVTDMFLEKTASTEYNLMVLNFANMDMVGHTGNFPAACRACEAVDRNVGRIVEAMLLAGIPVLITADHGNVEQMMDGSGNIHTAHTCNPVPLILVDETRKGCRLLPGRLADVAPTVLEIMGIDLPDAMTGRSRIAGQPNGGQV; encoded by the coding sequence ATGATTCTTGACGGCTGGGGGCTTGCAGATCCGGGACCTGCGAATGCCGTGCGTGCATCCTGTACCCCTGTGCTGGATGCCCTTGTGGAAAACTGGCCTGCCACGGTCCTCAGCTGTTGCGGGCCAGATGTGGGGCTTCCGCAAGGTATTATGGGAAATTCTGAAGTAGGGCACCTGAATCTTGGGGCAGGTCGTGTTGTTTATCAGGATCTCCTCCGCATTGACAGTGCCATTGAAGACGGGTCTTTTTTCTCTAACCCAGTCCTTGGGAAAGCCATGGATGAGGCAAGGGAGCGCGGTGTGACCTGTCATTTTATGGGGCTTCTATCCGATGGGGGGGTGCATTCCCGAATGGCCCACCTTAAGGCGCTGATTACCATGGCCCGCGAGAGAGGTCTTGCGCGGGTTGCCCTTCACCCTATTCTGGACGGGCGGGATACGGATCCCATGTCAGGGCTGGGGTATGTGCAGGATATTGTGAGTTATATTGGCCCCATGCCCGGTGTTTTTGTTTCTACGCTCTGTGGGCGTTTCTATGCCATGGACAGAGATACCCGATGGGAGCGAACGCAGAGGGCATTTATGCTTTATGCCGAAGGCGAGGGGGCTTTCAGCGAACATCCTGTGACAGCGTTGAAAGAGGCCTATGGAAAAGGCATTACGGATGAGTTCTTGGAACCTGTGAAAATTGTGGATCCACAGGGCAGGGAAGGAAGAATCTGTGAAGGAGATCTGGTGGTCTTTTTTAACTTCCGTGCGGATCGGGCCCGTCAGATTACCAGTGCTTTTACGGGGGAAAATTTTTCTGCCTTTCCTGTTAGACAACCCGCCGGTCTTCACTGGGTGTGCATGACACGATATGATGCAGCCTTTACTCTTGATGTGGTGTATGCTCCTCAGTCTCTGAGCGATATTCTTGGAGAGGTTGTAAGTAATTCTGGCCTTTTGCAGCTCCGTATTGCTGAGACGGAAAAATATGCCCACGTGACGTATTTTTTCAATGGAGGTGAAGAAAAGGCATTCCCGGGTGAGGAAAGGGTACTGGTCCCTTCACCAAGGGAAGTGGAGACCTATGATGAAAAACCCGAAATGAGTGCGGATCTTGTGACCGATATGTTTTTGGAAAAAACAGCTTCCACAGAATATAATCTGATGGTGCTGAATTTTGCCAATATGGACATGGTCGGTCATACGGGAAATTTTCCGGCCGCTTGCAGGGCCTGTGAGGCTGTGGACCGTAACGTGGGACGGATTGTGGAAGCCATGCTTTTAGCCGGTATTCCCGTTCTGATTACAGCAGACCATGGTAATGTTGAGCAGATGATGGATGGTAGCGGAAATATACATACGGCTCATACTTGCAATCCTGTCCCCTTGATTTTGGTGGATGAAACCCGAAAGGGATGCCGGTTGCTTCCTGGCCGTCTTGCGGATGTGGCTCCTACGGTGCTGGAAATTATGGGGATTGATCTTCCTGATGCCATGACAGGGAGGAGTCGTATTGCTGGTCAGCCGAATGGCGGACAGGTATGA
- a CDS encoding glutamate-5-semialdehyde dehydrogenase, whose translation MENIIRNIALQAREASRKMAKASTSVKNRTLELLCQYLESDKSYIQSENARDVTGAKERGLSDAMVDRLTLSDRVVDAMIEGVRQVAQLPDPVGTIRDMRLRPSGIQVGKMRVPLGVIAMIYESRPNVTVDAAALCLKAGNSVILRGGTEAFYSNQALAKSLQAALEAASLPAEAVQVLPMADRRALPFLLHQEEFIDLVIPRGGEGLIRFVSENSRIPVLKHYKGVCHLYVDADALPEKALAIVMNAKCQRPGVCNALETLLIHKDIASVFLPLAADKLRAAGVVLRGCEWTCSLIPGTDAATEADWPAEYLDLILAVKIVDSMDDAMNHISRFNSGHTESIVTENWSRAWRFIREVDASAVMVNASTRFNDGGELGLGAEIGISTSKLHAYGPMGLEELTTEKFVVFGDGQVRA comes from the coding sequence ATGGAAAATATTATCCGGAACATTGCGTTGCAGGCCAGAGAAGCATCGAGGAAAATGGCCAAGGCCAGTACTTCCGTCAAAAATCGAACCCTTGAACTGCTATGCCAGTATCTTGAGTCAGATAAAAGCTACATACAGTCTGAAAATGCGCGAGATGTGACAGGGGCAAAGGAACGCGGCCTTTCTGATGCAATGGTGGATCGATTGACTCTTTCGGACAGAGTAGTGGATGCCATGATTGAAGGTGTCCGCCAGGTAGCTCAATTGCCGGATCCTGTTGGAACCATAAGGGATATGCGTTTGCGGCCCAGTGGCATTCAGGTTGGTAAAATGCGTGTTCCTCTAGGTGTTATTGCCATGATCTACGAGTCAAGGCCGAATGTCACCGTTGATGCAGCAGCTCTTTGCCTGAAAGCAGGCAATTCTGTCATATTGCGGGGTGGAACCGAGGCTTTTTATTCCAATCAGGCTCTCGCAAAGAGCCTGCAGGCTGCTCTTGAAGCAGCCTCGCTTCCTGCTGAGGCCGTGCAGGTGCTGCCCATGGCCGACCGAAGGGCATTGCCTTTCCTGTTGCATCAGGAAGAGTTCATTGATCTGGTCATTCCCCGCGGAGGAGAAGGCCTGATCCGTTTTGTCTCGGAGAATTCCCGTATTCCTGTTTTGAAGCATTATAAAGGTGTTTGTCATCTGTATGTGGATGCCGATGCCCTGCCTGAAAAAGCTCTTGCCATAGTCATGAATGCCAAGTGCCAGCGTCCGGGAGTCTGTAATGCCTTGGAGACCCTTCTCATCCATAAAGACATTGCCTCTGTCTTTCTTCCTTTGGCAGCGGATAAGCTTCGCGCTGCGGGTGTGGTACTCCGTGGGTGCGAATGGACCTGTTCTCTTATTCCTGGTACGGATGCCGCAACGGAAGCGGACTGGCCCGCAGAATATCTGGATTTGATACTGGCGGTGAAAATTGTGGATTCTATGGATGATGCCATGAATCATATCAGCCGGTTCAATTCTGGACATACGGAAAGTATTGTGACGGAGAACTGGAGCCGTGCCTGGCGTTTTATCCGTGAAGTGGATGCTTCGGCCGTTATGGTTAATGCGTCTACCCGCTTTAATGACGGCGGTGAGCTGGGACTTGGTGCAGAGATTGGCATTTCTACATCAAAACTCCATGCCTACGGTCCCATGGGGCTTGAGGAGTTGACAACGGAAAAATTTGTGGTTTTCGGTGATGGGCAGGTTCGTGCCTGA
- the rsfS gene encoding ribosome silencing factor encodes MYEDVKKSLIPFLEAACARKAESIVALDLRALISYADVFLVMSVNSTRQAKAVADHIRRKLKEHSVRPLGIDGVEEGQWVLMDYGNVILHIFHEPVRSFYDLEGLWADAPRFGKDLIEEIAQKALLNPDPAAEEEVFWEWDDDDMPELDEDNG; translated from the coding sequence ATGTATGAAGATGTGAAAAAGAGTCTGATACCGTTTCTTGAAGCGGCCTGTGCCCGCAAGGCAGAAAGTATTGTCGCCCTTGATCTGAGAGCGCTTATCTCCTATGCGGATGTGTTTCTTGTGATGAGTGTGAATTCTACCCGACAGGCCAAGGCAGTTGCGGATCATATTCGCAGAAAGCTGAAAGAACACAGTGTACGTCCTTTGGGTATTGACGGTGTGGAAGAGGGGCAATGGGTACTGATGGATTATGGGAATGTGATTCTTCATATTTTCCATGAACCCGTACGCTCGTTCTATGATTTGGAAGGCCTTTGGGCCGATGCCCCACGATTCGGGAAAGATCTGATAGAAGAAATTGCGCAAAAAGCTCTTCTCAACCCGGATCCGGCCGCAGAGGAAGAAGTATTCTGGGAGTGGGATGACGATGATATGCCCGAGCTGGATGAGGACAATGGCTGA
- the qmoC gene encoding quinone-interacting membrane-bound oxidoreductase complex subunit QmoC, with protein sequence MTQKYMVEPDLGFINEVVGLGGDTLKKCFQCATCSVACPISPEEKPFPRKEMIAASWGLKDKLVGSADIWLCHQCGDCSTMCPRGAAPGDVLGAIRSYAINEYAQPKILGKMVNDRSKLGILTAVPAAIFAFFAFLTVFGHEFFAKIFGGEFWYHTHDGLPVPGIAASNFISSWFVDIVFVPLALGVVVVFALGLKRFIADMHTNAVQEGKTARTDFDWKEYLQATWKTLITIGKHKKFSECGENRERATAHMMVLFSFIGLAIVTGLVFIGVYFMHQATPYSQLNPIKWVANVSGVALIIGVFLMIKSRLGKKDQKSAYKDWYILGVIMVVAVTGMFTQMFRLGGVAFLSYLAYYIHLIAVFHLFAYLPFSKMAHLVYRTAAMGYQTYSGRK encoded by the coding sequence ATGACACAGAAATATATGGTAGAGCCGGATTTAGGCTTTATCAATGAGGTGGTGGGCCTCGGCGGGGATACCCTGAAAAAGTGTTTTCAGTGTGCCACCTGTTCCGTAGCCTGCCCCATATCCCCTGAAGAAAAGCCTTTTCCCAGAAAGGAAATGATAGCTGCTTCCTGGGGTCTTAAGGATAAGCTGGTGGGCAGCGCGGATATCTGGCTCTGCCACCAGTGCGGAGACTGCAGCACCATGTGTCCGAGGGGCGCTGCTCCGGGCGATGTGCTCGGTGCCATCCGTTCATACGCCATTAATGAGTATGCACAGCCTAAGATTTTGGGTAAGATGGTGAATGATCGGAGTAAGCTGGGTATTCTGACGGCTGTTCCGGCAGCAATTTTTGCTTTTTTTGCTTTCCTGACCGTGTTTGGCCATGAGTTTTTTGCAAAAATTTTTGGTGGTGAATTCTGGTACCATACCCATGATGGTCTTCCCGTTCCAGGGATTGCCGCATCTAACTTTATTTCCAGCTGGTTTGTTGACATTGTCTTTGTTCCTCTTGCTCTGGGCGTTGTTGTTGTTTTTGCTCTGGGCCTGAAGCGTTTTATTGCAGATATGCATACGAATGCTGTTCAGGAAGGGAAAACGGCCAGAACGGACTTTGACTGGAAAGAGTATCTGCAGGCAACCTGGAAAACTCTTATTACCATTGGTAAACATAAGAAATTTTCCGAGTGCGGAGAAAACCGTGAGCGGGCAACGGCCCATATGATGGTACTTTTTTCTTTTATCGGTCTTGCCATTGTAACGGGTCTTGTTTTTATCGGTGTGTACTTCATGCACCAGGCAACTCCTTACAGCCAGCTTAACCCCATTAAGTGGGTGGCTAACGTTTCTGGTGTTGCTCTGATTATTGGTGTGTTTCTGATGATCAAAAGCCGCCTGGGGAAAAAAGATCAGAAATCCGCTTATAAAGACTGGTATATTCTCGGCGTGATCATGGTGGTTGCGGTGACGGGGATGTTTACCCAGATGTTCCGTCTGGGTGGGGTGGCTTTTTTGAGTTATCTTGCTTACTACATCCATCTCATTGCGGTTTTTCATTTGTTTGCCTATCTTCCGTTTTCCAAGATGGCTCATCTTGTTTACCGGACAGCGGCCATGGGGTATCAAACCTATAGTGGCCGTAAGTAG
- the proB gene encoding glutamate 5-kinase translates to MMDDRAQCFGKARRVVVKVGSNVLTASQGLNVEVLHAISREIHELMAAGLEVILVSSGAMAAGMRRLQLPKRPVEIPQRQAVAAVGQAGLIMEYEKVFETFGTYRNVAQVLLTQEDLANRKRFLNARNTLNTLIAWKVLPIINENDTVAVEEIKFGDNDNLSAMITLLMDADLLINLTDMDGLFTKDPRTTDDAELIPEVQRITRKIEALAGDIPGALGTGGMGSKLRAAKKTMMAGIPMIIARGTRPYVLRDLFRGENLGTFFVPGAGRLRSRKCWIAFNLKPKGALLLDGGASSAVLCHGKSLLPGGIARVDGEFSMGDPVNIVGSDGSMIGVGLCNYASVDIRRIMGKKTVQIREILGYKPYDEVVHRDNLAITAEAETF, encoded by the coding sequence ATGATGGATGACAGAGCACAGTGTTTCGGTAAGGCCCGGCGAGTGGTAGTCAAAGTGGGCAGTAACGTGCTGACAGCCTCGCAAGGCCTGAATGTGGAAGTTTTGCACGCGATAAGCCGGGAAATCCATGAATTGATGGCGGCCGGCCTTGAAGTGATTCTTGTTTCTTCCGGTGCGATGGCTGCTGGGATGCGTCGTTTGCAATTGCCGAAACGCCCTGTGGAAATTCCTCAGCGTCAGGCTGTAGCAGCGGTTGGGCAGGCCGGTCTGATCATGGAATACGAAAAGGTGTTTGAAACATTCGGTACTTACAGAAATGTTGCCCAGGTTTTGCTTACTCAGGAGGATCTGGCAAACCGCAAACGTTTTCTGAACGCCAGAAACACCTTGAATACCCTGATTGCCTGGAAAGTGCTTCCCATTATTAATGAGAATGACACCGTTGCTGTTGAGGAGATCAAGTTCGGAGATAATGATAACCTCTCAGCCATGATCACCCTGCTTATGGATGCGGATCTCCTTATAAACTTGACGGATATGGATGGTCTTTTCACCAAAGATCCCAGAACAACAGATGATGCAGAGCTGATTCCTGAAGTACAGCGCATTACGCGGAAGATCGAGGCTTTGGCCGGAGATATTCCGGGAGCCTTGGGAACCGGTGGCATGGGCAGCAAACTCCGTGCGGCCAAAAAAACCATGATGGCGGGTATTCCCATGATTATTGCGAGGGGTACCCGTCCTTATGTGCTCAGGGACCTTTTTAGGGGAGAGAATCTTGGGACCTTTTTTGTTCCCGGTGCGGGTCGATTGCGAAGCAGAAAGTGCTGGATTGCTTTCAATCTCAAGCCTAAAGGCGCTTTGTTGCTGGATGGGGGGGCAAGCAGTGCTGTCCTCTGCCATGGAAAAAGTCTCTTGCCCGGAGGGATTGCGCGTGTGGATGGAGAATTCTCCATGGGTGATCCTGTAAATATTGTGGGGTCGGATGGATCCATGATCGGTGTGGGACTCTGTAACTATGCATCGGTGGATATCCGCAGAATTATGGGAAAGAAGACGGTTCAGATTCGGGAAATTCTGGGCTATAAGCCCTATGATGAGGTGGTGCACAGGGATAATCTCGCCATCACGGCTGAGGCCGAAACTTTCTGA
- the rplU gene encoding 50S ribosomal protein L21 — MTYAVVATGGKQYKVVEGETLRVEKIAGEVGAEVVLDSVLLVRVDDALKIGQPTLEGAAVHATIVEQDKAKKILVFKYKRRKRYRRMQGHRQPYTALRINRIDA; from the coding sequence ATGACGTATGCTGTGGTTGCAACGGGCGGCAAGCAGTACAAGGTGGTTGAAGGGGAAACCCTGAGGGTTGAAAAAATTGCCGGAGAGGTTGGCGCCGAAGTCGTGCTGGATTCTGTTCTGCTTGTCAGGGTAGACGATGCACTGAAAATCGGCCAGCCCACCCTTGAAGGTGCAGCGGTTCATGCCACCATTGTGGAGCAGGATAAGGCCAAGAAGATATTGGTTTTTAAGTACAAGCGGAGAAAGCGTTACCGTAGAATGCAGGGGCATCGCCAGCCCTATACGGCACTGCGCATTAACCGCATTGACGCCTGA
- the rpmA gene encoding 50S ribosomal protein L27: MAHKKAAGSTRNGRDSNAQRRGVKRFGGELVKAGNIIVRQVGTKVYPGDNVGMGKDYTLFAKIDGKVAFERYGRDRKKVSVYQA, translated from the coding sequence ATGGCACATAAGAAGGCTGCGGGGTCAACCCGTAACGGTCGCGACAGTAATGCACAGCGCCGGGGTGTGAAACGTTTTGGAGGAGAGCTTGTAAAAGCTGGAAATATTATCGTTCGTCAGGTGGGAACCAAGGTTTATCCTGGAGACAACGTGGGTATGGGTAAAGACTATACCCTTTTTGCAAAAATCGATGGCAAGGTTGCCTTTGAACGCTACGGTCGTGACCGGAAGAAAGTCAGCGTATACCAGGCGTGA
- a CDS encoding type I restriction enzyme HsdR N-terminal domain-containing protein, with product MCDSLCDFVTGRTVANVGAEENRQFVEKYLVNVKGYPKDSIVVDFPLSLDLNGDFFETELDLVIHVDGLPMMVIKCAAASLDSRVREVVAAARILFPYHQLPFAVVSDGVTALIHDGISGKKTGEGLSEIPSFADLKEWLCNHRLIPMAPDRVLRQRLVFRTYDTLNVNVHRHTS from the coding sequence GTGTGCGACAGTCTTTGTGATTTTGTTACAGGAAGGACCGTTGCCAATGTGGGGGCGGAAGAAAATCGTCAGTTTGTGGAAAAGTATCTGGTGAATGTAAAAGGATATCCCAAAGATTCCATAGTCGTTGATTTTCCGCTTTCCCTTGACCTGAATGGAGATTTCTTTGAGACAGAACTGGATCTTGTGATCCACGTAGATGGACTTCCGATGATGGTAATCAAGTGTGCGGCTGCATCGTTGGATTCACGTGTCCGTGAGGTGGTAGCTGCTGCAAGAATCCTGTTCCCATACCATCAGCTACCCTTTGCTGTGGTTTCCGACGGTGTGACAGCATTGATCCATGATGGTATTTCAGGAAAAAAAACAGGAGAAGGGCTGTCGGAAATACCTTCTTTTGCAGATTTGAAAGAGTGGCTGTGCAACCATAGGCTGATACCTATGGCCCCGGACAGGGTTTTGAGGCAGCGTCTTGTTTTTCGTACCTATGATACACTGAATGTTAATGTGCATCGTCATACCAGCTGA
- the nadD gene encoding nicotinate-nucleotide adenylyltransferase codes for MSEKMKYTVLFGGTFNPVHCGHIQVALEILRYECVDEILFVPAGTPPWKAADNNLASADDRWQMVALALDGCPGMGLTDLELVRDGYSYTLDTVRVLRDAWPQKNFCFLLGMDAMAGIRFWYGFEELLSLIPFWVMTRPDTPPGILEQVLPEYTVSGDRFFCSGRAEVRRVSVSPLMVSATMIRERIGKGQAVTGLVPEAVADYIRDRGLYIHV; via the coding sequence ATGTCAGAAAAAATGAAATACACCGTTCTTTTTGGCGGAACTTTCAATCCCGTTCATTGTGGTCATATTCAGGTTGCCCTTGAGATTTTGCGTTATGAATGTGTGGACGAGATTCTTTTTGTGCCGGCAGGAACCCCGCCATGGAAAGCCGCAGACAATAATCTTGCATCGGCTGATGATAGATGGCAGATGGTGGCCTTGGCTCTTGATGGGTGTCCCGGCATGGGGCTTACGGATCTGGAGCTAGTACGGGACGGGTACTCTTATACTCTGGATACGGTCCGGGTGTTGCGGGATGCCTGGCCGCAGAAAAATTTTTGTTTTCTGCTGGGTATGGACGCTATGGCAGGTATCCGGTTCTGGTATGGTTTTGAAGAGCTTCTGTCCCTCATTCCATTTTGGGTGATGACGAGACCCGATACCCCACCCGGTATTCTGGAACAGGTGTTGCCGGAATACACTGTTTCGGGAGATCGGTTTTTTTGTTCCGGAAGGGCAGAAGTACGAAGAGTTTCCGTAAGCCCTCTTATGGTAAGTGCAACGATGATCCGTGAAAGGATCGGAAAAGGGCAAGCCGTTACCGGTCTGGTTCCGGAGGCGGTAGCTGATTATATCCGCGATCGAGGATTGTATATCCATGTATGA
- the obgE gene encoding GTPase ObgE, protein MKFVDETEITVESGHGGRGCVSFRREKFIPKGGPDGGDGGDGGDVIVKASDAKRTLYRFRHREHHAAERGRPGEGSNRSGRRGEDLVIEVPTGTVIWNSETGERIYDLDNHGATFLLAKGGRGGKGNRHFMTSTHQAPRFAQPGTEGTFLRLRLELKLIADVGIIGFPNAGKSTLIRAISAAKPRVADYPFTTLVPNLGVVNPPWGEPFVVADIPGLIEGAHEGVGLGHRFLRHVERTRILVHVIDAMEMDPDNPLHAFETINRELRLYSEKLAEKPQLVVLNKMDIPEAREKAFRFKELFSSQSVVGISAVTGKNLNTFLELLTREINSEDDG, encoded by the coding sequence GTGAAATTCGTTGATGAAACAGAGATTACCGTTGAATCCGGCCACGGTGGCCGTGGTTGTGTCAGCTTCCGCAGAGAAAAATTTATTCCCAAAGGCGGGCCTGATGGCGGAGACGGCGGAGACGGTGGAGATGTGATTGTTAAAGCGTCCGATGCTAAACGGACGCTTTACCGTTTCCGTCACCGGGAGCACCATGCGGCCGAGAGAGGACGTCCCGGAGAGGGATCGAACCGTTCCGGCCGAAGGGGAGAGGATCTCGTCATTGAAGTTCCCACCGGTACAGTGATCTGGAACAGTGAAACCGGTGAAAGAATTTATGATCTGGATAACCATGGTGCTACCTTTCTTCTTGCGAAAGGAGGCCGGGGCGGTAAGGGTAACCGTCATTTTATGACATCAACCCACCAGGCACCCCGGTTTGCCCAGCCGGGTACGGAAGGAACCTTTCTCCGTCTTCGTCTTGAGCTGAAGTTGATTGCAGATGTCGGGATTATCGGATTCCCCAATGCAGGCAAAAGTACTCTGATTCGTGCCATATCGGCTGCAAAGCCCAGAGTGGCAGACTACCCTTTTACCACGCTTGTTCCGAATCTGGGCGTTGTGAATCCTCCATGGGGCGAGCCCTTTGTTGTGGCTGATATTCCGGGCCTTATTGAGGGTGCGCATGAAGGCGTGGGACTGGGGCATCGTTTTTTACGTCACGTAGAAAGGACCCGTATCCTGGTTCATGTTATTGATGCCATGGAAATGGACCCGGATAATCCTTTGCATGCCTTTGAAACCATCAACCGTGAGCTGCGTCTTTATAGTGAAAAATTGGCTGAAAAGCCTCAGCTCGTGGTCCTGAACAAAATGGACATTCCGGAAGCACGGGAAAAAGCATTCCGTTTTAAAGAGCTTTTTTCTTCTCAGAGTGTTGTAGGCATTTCAGCTGTCACGGGGAAGAATCTGAATACGTTTCTTGAGCTTCTTACGCGAGAGATTAACAGCGAAGATGATGGATGA